A window from Hemicordylus capensis ecotype Gifberg chromosome 2, rHemCap1.1.pri, whole genome shotgun sequence encodes these proteins:
- the PGAP4 gene encoding post-GPI attachment to proteins factor 4: protein MLNVATMLPQGLQPWRRQFRWSSPCVHFFVLTVVTFGVLAPLTCQQLLHSYFYMRHWYLNSMSQEFLQQNQEDGLSALHYFERLQTPNSSEKVASEAFQPWLLITIITVQRRPEFHYVLQVASRFHRLLQECGPSCQHHRILLCNVEADPSSHQDAKLLAKSFPVVNRYGRRENSVLSLNRFEKEKQDYAYCLERSLQTYNPKYVLLVEDDAIPEEEIFPVLHHLLQMRFSKPHLQNALYVKLYHPERLQHYINPEPMRILEWLGIGMFLGSLLGFLYSWTSCRSALSWPIVLFFALYSMLLVELVGRHYFLELRRLAPPLYNIVPVTECCTPAMLFSAPSAHRVLGYLKELRCRPGFAKDTALYSLLRTMSERAFVVEPNLVRHVGMFSSIRLSDNPKLL, encoded by the coding sequence ATGCTGAATGTGGCAACCATGCTCCCACAgggactgcagccttggaggaggcAGTTCCGTTGGTCCAGCCcgtgtgtgcatttctttgtCTTGACTGTTGTGACATTTGGCGTGCTAGCTCCATTGACTTGTCAGCAACTCCTCCATTCCTATTTCTACATGAGACACTGGTACCTGAACTCAATGAGTCAAGAGTTCCTCCAGCAGAACCAAGAGGATGGCCTGAGTGCCCTCCACTATTTTGAGAGACTGCAGACTCCAAATTCATCTGAGAAGGTGGCCAGTGAAGCCTTCCAGCCCTGGTTGCTAATTACCATCATCACGGTGCAGAGGCGTCCTGAGTTCCACTACGTCCTTCAAGTGGCATCCCGCTTCCACCGCCTCCTCCAGGAGTGTGGCCCTTCTTGCCAACACCACCGGATCTTGCTTTGTAACGTAGAAGCAGATCCCAGCAGCCACCAGGATGCCAAGCTCCTAGCTAAATCCTTTCCTGTGGTGAACCGCTATGGTAGGCGTGAGAATTCGGTCCTttcactgaaccggtttgaaaaaGAGAAGCAGGATTACGCTTACTGTCTTGAGAGATCGCTCCAGACCTACAATCCGAAGTACGTGCTGCTGGTGGAAGATGATGCTATCCCGGAGGAGGAGATCTTTCCAGTACTCCATCACCTGTTGCAGATGCGGTTCTCAAAGCCCCACCTCCAAAACGCCCTTTACGTGAAGCTCTACCACCCTGAGCGACTACAGCATTATATCAACCCAGAACCCATGAGGATCCTAGAGTGGCTTGGAATAGGGATGTTCTTGGGGTCCCTCTTGGGCTTTCTGTACTCCTGGACATCTTGCCGCTCTGCCCTCAGTTGGCCCATTGTGCTGTTCTTTGCCCTGTATAGCATGCTGCTGGTAGAACTGGTGGGCCGCCATTATTTTTTGGAGCTTCGCCGCTTGGCCCCTCCACTCTACAACATAGTGCCCGTGACAGAGTGCTGCACCCCTGCCATGCtgttctctgctccttctgcccacCGTGTCTTGGGTTACCTGAAGGAGCTACGCTGTCGCCCTGGCTTTGCCAAAGATACTGCCCTTTATTCCCTATTGCGTACCATGAGTGAGCGGGCGTTTGTGGTGGAGCCCAATTTGGTCCGGCATGTGGGGATGTTTTCTAGTATCAGGCTGAGTGACAACCCCAAGCTGCTTTGA